A portion of the Drosophila innubila isolate TH190305 chromosome 3L unlocalized genomic scaffold, UK_Dinn_1.0 0_D_3L, whole genome shotgun sequence genome contains these proteins:
- the LOC117786396 gene encoding mitochondrial E3 ubiquitin protein ligase 1: protein MDFIHESVALGVDLLILGLCVREYVHYKNTARVLREAPQFNIDKELKSIVGRQQDKKIPYAVIRGTVTPIGIPLRSSFVPSVSGVLQIVKLHEHRVMRAFAGFWAEQRKLIHESANEMPFELRNGERGVEIVDAMSAAVLDVDVVYDNYESTTLSFFDHIFGFFTGVRQKGLQTTEQVLRDGSFLTAIGELEMDGQTLRMQPSKQGPLFLTTATKSTLIKRFEDAKSSMLFKIVLCSSISMVLVGLIVRKVYRRKKQEREEAKIRNRLESERRERRARSRPHTLSQDQLCVVCSTNPKEIILLPCGHVCLCEDCAQKIEFTCPVCRCNIESKAAAFIA, encoded by the exons ATGGACTTTATACACGAATCTGTGGCACTTGGTGTGGACTTACTCATATTGGGGCTCTGTGTGCGGGAATATGTGCACTACAAGAACACGGCAAGGGTGTTGCgg GAGGCGCcacaatttaatattgataagGAGCTAAAGTCGATTGTGGGACGACAACAGGACAAGAAAATCCCATATGCGGTCATACGCGGCACAGTGACTCCCATTGGTATTCCGCTGCGCAGCTCGTTTGTGCCCAGTGTAAGCGGCGTGCTGCAAATCGTGAAATTGCACGAACATCGTGTAATGCGCGCCTTTGCCGGATTCTGGGCGGAGCAGCGGAAACTAATTCACGAGAGCGCCAATGAGATGCCGTTTGAATTGCGCAACGGAGAGCGCGGTGTGGAGATTGTGGATGCTATGAGTGCGGCCGTCTTGGATGTGGATGTTGTGTATGATAACTACGAGTCCACAACTTTGTCCTTCTTCGATCATATCTTTGGCTTCTTCACGGGCGTCCGACAAAAGGGACTGCAGACCACGGAGCAGGTTCTGAGGGATGGCAGCTTTCTCACGGCCATCGGGGAACTGGAAATGGACGGACAGACGCTGCGCATGCAGCCTTCCAAGCAGGGACCTCTCTTTCTAACCACCGCCACCAAATCCACGCTGATCAAACGCTTCGAGGATGCCAAATCATCAATGCT CTTCAAGATAGTGCTCTGCAGCAGCATATCTATGGTATTAGTGGGTCTAATAGTGCGCAAGGTTTACCGACGCAAGAAACAGGAACGTGAGGAGGCAAAGATACGAAATCGGCTGGAATCGGAGCGCAGGGAGCGTCGTGCCAGAAGCAGACCACATACCCTGTCACAGGATCAACTCTGCGTGGTCTGCTCCACCAATCCCAAAGAG ataataTTGCTGCCCTGTGGACACGTTTGTCTCTGCGAGGATTGCGCCCAGAAAATTGAGTTTACCTGTCCCGTTTGTCGCTGCAATATCGAATCAAAGGCAGCAGCATTTATCGCCTAA
- the LOC117787678 gene encoding uncharacterized protein LOC117787678 yields MAIDSADLVKNPCQDVQLAGFICVNCQTLGFCSYVNGKWQTVEMSSCQTDRGFYCSDEETFGCTWQPRCKVPVRGKFYCQGAGIYPDPYDCRSYHECSAQNLDTPHQCTNGAAYSLTTNSCTLPKDSPQCLEKQYTCDKLGQTGAWSANSSYYYVCQSEKQGDLTVFYPLMMRCNPGYVFNNHSCVSASKIRDRAVKIKPKEQVCQNGTRYPTENPNAYFTCRESKLVFQACPLGYYFDVAEKSCLKNTQICQEGEYYPAINKYGFNYCMQGKLVYQRCPIKYYFDSKFNACRMLEETCKNFTTSPAETSHGFYMCIKGKLIYDTCPANAIYYDENLDVCITNEFI; encoded by the exons ATGGCCATTGATTCCGCTGATTTGGTGAAAAATCCTTGCCAGGATGTCCAACTAGCTGGTTTTATTTGTGTGAACTGCCAGACTTTGGGTTTCTGCAGCTATGTGAATGGCAAGTGGCAAACTGTGGAAATGTCCAGCTGCCAAACGGATCGTGGTTTCTATTGCAGCGATGAGGAAACCTTTGGTTGCACCTGGCAGCCACGTTGCAAGGTTCCGGTGCGTGGCAAGTTCTATTGCCAAGGTGCTGGCATTTATCCCGATCCGTACGATTGTCGCAGCTATCACGAGTGCAGTGCTCAGAATCTGGACACTCCACATCAGTGCACCAATGGAGCTGCCTATTCCCTGACCACCAACAGCTGCACTTTGCCCAAGGACAGTCCACAGTGCCTGGAGAAGCAGTATACCTGCGATAAGCTGGGACAGACAGGTGCCTGGAGTGCCAACAGCAGTTACTACTATGTCTGCCAGAGTGAAAAACAGGGAGATCTGACTGTCTTCTATCCCCTCATGATGAGGTGCAATCCTGGCTACGTTTTCAATAATCACAGCTGTGTCTCTGCCAGCAAGATCAGAGACAGAGCTGTGAAGATCAAGCCAAAAGAGCAAGTCTGTCAG AATGGTACACGTTATCCCACTGAGAATCCCAATGCCTATTTCACCTGCCGTGAGAGTAAGCTGGTCTTCCAAGCTTGTCCTCTAGGCTACTACTTTGATGTCGCCGAGAAGTCGTGTCTTAAGAATACGCAGATCTGCCAGGAGGGAGAATATTATCCGGCCATAAACAAATATGGCTTCAATTACTGCATGCAGGGAAAACTCGTCTATCAGAGATGTCCCATTAAATATTACTTTGACTCCAAATTCAATGCCTGTCGCATGCTGGAGGAAACCTGCAAGAACTTTACAACTTCTCCGGCGGAGACTTCCCATGGTTTCTACATGTGCATCAAGGGAAAACTGATCTACGATACGTGTCCTGCCAATGCCATCTACTATGATGAAAATCTTGATGTTTGCATCAcgaatgaatttatttaa
- the LOC117787973 gene encoding major royal jelly protein 1, with amino-acid sequence MAALLPVLLIGLIASVWAGYSSSLADNSGSSSNSIVSGSKCDKNPLAELTFQLSGSNLHWPCDSTKNIYVQSGRYVPRNVIVTRAQLQRDSAFVALPRYKQGVPFTLGKVNLKKGECLAKIAPYPCWAIQEEGNCQALQSVVDVAVDPNGLLWALDVGIVNTLEQPIRRCSPKIVAINTANNKVVKSIDLSDLVTSESRLQFIVVDYSKDNKPFVYVADAGARSILVYDITGNKSYRIVLPRATAPTNDVLYVALTSKPDGTSTLFFSYLSSSRLYSIKGEYLRVGQGAGSIIDVGPKPYGKQAVLLGADGGTSLFFRYKGENDIYLWDSETCFKASNLQEVQRGGDCRLSTQVLPGHKRFMWALESNFHDFISDRTGCNGASIVLHPVVRECDD; translated from the exons ATGGCCGCCTTGCTGCCAGTTTTATTAATCGGCTTGATTGCCAGCGTTTGGGCTGGTTACAGCTCCTCGCTGGCTGACAACTCTGGCAGCTCGAGCAACTCTATTGTCAGCGGCAGCAAGTGTGATAAGAATCCGCTCGCCGAGCTCACCTTTCAACTGAGTGGCAGCAATCTGCATTGGCCCTGTGATTCTACCAAGAATATCTATGTGCAATCGGGTCGTTATGTGCCCCGAAATGTGATCGTGACTCGGGCACAGTTGCAACGCGATTCGGCATTTGTGGCACTGCCCAGATACAAACAGGGCGTGCCCTTTACCCTCGGCAAGGTCAATTTGAAGAAGGGCGAGTGTCTGGCCAAGATTGCCCCATATCCATGCTGGGCCATCCAGGAGGAGGGCAACTGTCAGGCTCTCCAATCTGTGGTCGATGTCGCTGTGGATCCCAAT gGTTTATTGTGGGCCTTGGATGTGGGCATTGTGAATACATTGGAGCAGCCAATTCGCCGTTGCAGTCCCAAAATCGTGGCTATAAACACGGCCAATAACAAGGTGGTCAAGAGCATTGATCTCAGCGATCTGGTTACCTCCGAATCTCGACTGCAATTCATCGTGGTCGATTACTCCAAGGATAACAAGCCCTTTGT CTATGTAGCTGATGCTGGAGCACGTAGCATTCTAGTCTATGATATAACTGGCAACAAATCCTATCGCATTGTCCTGCCCAGAGCGACAGCTCCCACCAACGATGTGCTCTACGTGGCGTTGACCTCCAAACCCGATGGCACCTCCACACTCTTCTTCAGCTACCTGAGCTCGTCGCGACTCTACTCGATCAAGGGAGAGTATCTGCGAGTCGGTCAGGGCGCTGGCTCCATCATTGATGTGGGACCCAAGCCCTATGGCAAACAGGCTGTACTTTTAGGTGCCGACGGAGGCACCTCGCTCTTCTTCAGATACAAGGGAGAGAATGACATTTATCTGTGGGATTCGGAGACCTGCTTCAAGGCCTCCAATTTGCAGGAGGTGCAACGCGGCGGGGATTGTCGTCTTTCCACACAGGTGCTGCCGGGACACAAGCGTTTCATGTGGGCACTGGAAAGTAATTTCCACGACTTCATCTCCGATCGCACAGGTTGCAATGGCGCCTCCATTGTCCTGCATCCTGTGGTGCGCGAATGCGATGATTAA
- the LOC117786395 gene encoding adenosine 3'-phospho 5'-phosphosulfate transporter 2 — MAGDKQTGSGHSLISINSNSNNNSNNETTTATNAFSPPTTAPPSPQRKSSASKSPPQEFRILCFDLTFYNRTTQFLLSCAGVFILYIIYGYLQELIFTVEGFKPYGWFLTLVQFGYYIGFGLLERRLEAYSSNGGRLWSVEPAPRCIPLRTYFVLAALTLGTMGLSNSSLGYLNYPTQVIFKCCKLIPVLVGSILIQGKRYGPLDFAAALAMCIGLAWFTLADSQMTPNFNPLGVAMISGALLCDAAIGNVQEKAMREHKAPSSEVVFYSYGLGFVYLFVIMLLTGNFFSGFAFCLAHPWETFGYGFLFSLSGYLGIQFVLALVRSSGAPLAATVTTARKAVTIAFSFLLFSKPFTVQYIWSGLIVVLGIYLNVYSKRNKLTFTDLQHRFKQFSARISRSPSRKFLIEV; from the exons ATGGCCGGTGATAAGCAAACGGGAAGTGGACACAGCCTTATCAGTatcaatagcaatagcaacaacaatagtaacaatgagacgacaacagcaacaaatgcttTCTCTCCTCCCACTACCGCTCCCCCTTCTCCACAGCGTAAATCATCCGCCTCAAAGTCGCCGCCACAGGAATTTCGGATTCTCTGCTTTGATTTGACTTTTTACAATCGGACAACACAGTTTCTATTGAGCTGCGCCGGCGTCTTTATACTCTACATTATCTATGGCTACCTGCAGGAGCTAATCTTCACAGTGGAGGGATTCAAGCCATATGGCTGGTTTCTCACACTGGTGCAATTTGGTTACTACATTGGATTCGGTTTGCTGGAACGGCGACTGGAAGCCTACAGCTCAAATGGAGGGAGATTGTGGAGTGTGGAACCCGCGCCACGTTGCATTCCACTGAGAACGTACTTTGTGCTCGCTGCTCTCACGCTGGGCACAATGGGATTGTCCAACTCCAGTCTGGGATATCTTAATTATCCCACGCAG GTGATCTTCAAGTGCTGCAAGCTGATCCCAGTGCTGGTGGGCAGCATCCTCATCCAAGGCAAACGCTATGGACCCCTGGACTTTGCTGCAGCCCTGGCCATGTGCATTGGCTTGGCCTGGTTCACACTGGCGGATTCACAAATGACGCCCAACTTTAATCCCCTGGGAGTGGCCATGATATCGGGAGCATTACTCTGCGACGCCGCCATTGGCAATGTCCAGGAGAAGGCGATGAGGGAGCACAAGGCGCCCAGCAGCGAGGTGGTCTTCTATTCCTATGGATTGGGATTTGTTTATCTGTTTGTGATCATGTTGCTCACCGGCAATTTCTTCAGTGGATTCGCCTTCTGCTTGGCGCATCCGTGGGAGACCTTTGGCTATGGCTTCCTCTTCAGTCTGTCGGGGTATCTGGGCATTCAGTTCGTGCTGGCCTTGGTCAGGAGCAGCGGTGCTCCGTTGGCCGCCACGGTGACCACCGCTCGAAAGGCCGTGACCATCGCCTTCTCCTTCCTGCTGTTCAGCAAACCCTTCACCGTGCA ATATATCTGGTCTGGTCTGATTGTTGTGCTGGGCATTTATCTCAATGTCTACAGCAAGCGGAATAAATTGACGTTCACGGATTTGCAGCACAGATTCAAGCAATTCAGTGCTAGAATTTCACGTTCACCGAGTCGCAAATTCCTTATTGAGGTCTAA
- the LOC117786398 gene encoding uncharacterized protein LOC117786398, with the protein MLMSLDKLFWSLLLLNVMTLISSATVTTRIVQPRETSSCEGRQTPGPICESCELLATCVQHSNGWVNIPVESCDVANGYYCNIRLGSCSNATGPCHPFGIEGNFQCTSQGIFPDPYDCQKYHMCYFLDIVLVAAAVDCGNDKAFDARTGQCSLTLDSRVCSQPQYKCPHVGYVAAWPTNPNIFYVCKSTVNQNAEDAVVTYPSLHRCNDGEIFSDFVCRPGNHSLIPSIAPPLSVDPNDDGVNVNCEHVGLMADANNCRKYYFCNAINGQIRHEQCPEGTYYQPQQSACVRGSC; encoded by the exons ATGTTGATGTCCTTGGATAAGTTATTTTGGAGCTTG CTGCTGCTCAATGTGATGACGCTGATTTCGAGCGCGACGGTCACGACCCGAATTGTGCAGCCGCGGGAGACGAGCAGCTGCGAAGGACGTCAGACTCCTGGCCCGATCTGCGAGTCCTGCGAACTGTTGGCCACCTGTGTGCAGCATTCCAATGGCTGGGTGAATATACCCGTGGAATCGTGTGATGTGGCCAATGGTTACTATTGTAATATCCGTTTGGGAAGCTGCTCCAATGCAACGGGACCGTGTCATCCGTTTGGCATTGAGGGCAACTTTCAGTGCACATCGCAGGGCATCTTTCCGGATCCGTACGATTGCCAGAAGTATCACATGTGCTATTTCCTGGACATTGTCCTGGTGGCAGCTGCCGTGGATTGTGGCAATGACAAGGCATTCGATGCACGCACTGGACAATGTTCCTTGACTCTGGATAGCCGTGTTTGCAGCCAGCCACAGTATAAGTGTCCCCATGTGGGTTACGTGGCAGCCTGGCCAACGAATCCCAACATCTTCTATGTCTGCAAGTCGACGGTGAATCAGAATGCCGAGGATGCAGTGGTCACCTATCCTTCACTGCATCGCTGCAATGATGGCGAAATCTTTTCCGATTTCGTCTGTCGTCCTGGCAACCATTCCCTGATACCCTCGATTGCTCCTCCCCTCAGCGTGGATCCCAATGACGATGGCGTCAATGTCAATTGTGAACATGTCGGTCTCATGGCAGATGCCAATAATTGTCGCAAGTATTATTTCTGCAATGCCATAAATGGACAGATCAGACACGAACAGTGTCCCGAGGGAACCTATTACCAACCCCAGCAGTCCGCCTGCGTGCGAGGATCCTGCtga
- the LOC117787724 gene encoding major royal jelly protein 1, protein MRLYLGLLLILLTYKADSQGTKYGLWTPDRAHSDTQPIQWTGGQFEFPCASTKSLFKSSGKYIAKNVIATRAQLIGDTIYLALPRYRKGVPATLVKTTIQPGTCSTTFKPYPCWDLQEEGNCKALQSVVDLVVDQNEVLWVLDTGIVNTLETPVRKCAPKVVAMSVKTGKVLKTVSLEGLTSSSSRLQYLVVDYAPDGGCFIYVSDAANRAIIVYNLQADRGFRVVLPKAVSAGCRSRDVLYIALIRRDCGSTELYFTYLSTSKLFSLKSEYLRSGVADGRILDLGRKPSRMVIIGTDNGSAIFFRNEGDAEVYRWDTNSTFAESNFKPVYRSQTCQLVTHAVPDYKRNTMRVLQSNFPDYMQNRIGCGAIQQLNHMQGCW, encoded by the exons ATGAGATTATATCTAGGGCTTCTACTGATTCTGCTAACCTATAAGGCGGACAGTCAGGGCACCAAATATGGACTATGGACGCCAGATCGTGCACACTCGGATACCCAGCCTATACAGTGGACTGGCGGGCAATTTGAGTTCCCCTGTGCCAGCACCAAGTCATTGTTCAAGAGTTCCGGCAAATATATAGCCAAAAATGTGATTGCGACACGTGCTCAACTGATTGGTGATACCATTTATCTGGCGTTGCCACGTTATCGCAAAGGTGTGCCGGCCACTCTCGTCAAGACCACCATCCAGCCGGGCACCTGCTCGACCACCTTTAAGCCATATCCCTGCTGGGATCTGCAGGAGGAGGGCAACTGTAAGGCTCTACAATCCGTTGTGGATCTCGTTGTGGATCAGAATGAGGTGCTTTGGGTGCTGGACACGGGCATTGTCAACACGCTGGAGACACCGGTGCGAAAGTGTGCTCCGAAAGTGGTCGCCATGTCGGTGAAGACCGGCAAGGTGCTGAAGACCGTCTCGCTGGAGGGTCTTACCTCCAGCAGTTCCCGGCTGCAGTATCTGGTTGTGGACTATGCTCCCGATGGCGGTTGTTTCATCTATGTCAGCGATGCCGCAAATCGTGCGATTATTGTCTACAATCTTCAAGCGGATCGCGGCTTTCGTGTGGTACTGCCCAAAGCCGTCTCTGCCGGCTGTCGTTCCCGTGACGTGCTCTACATTGCGCTGATCCGCCGCGATTGCGGCTCTACGGAGCTGTACTTTACGTATCTGAGCACCAGCAAACTATTCTCCCTGAAGTCGGAATATCTGCGTAGCGGTGTGGCAGATGGACGCATTCTGG aTTTGGGCAGAAAGCCGAGTCGCATGGTCATCATTGGCACGGACAATGGCTCGGCGATATTCTTCCGGAATGAGGGCGATGCCGAAGTGTATCGCTGGGACACGAACTCCACATTCGCGGAGAGCAACTTTAAGCCCGTGTATCGCAGTCAGACCTGCCAGCTGGTCACCCATGCGGTGCCCGATTACAAACGGAATACGATGCGTGTGCTACAAAGTAATTTCCCGGATTATATGCAAAATCGTATCGGATGCGGGGCAATTCAGCAGCTCAACCATATGCAGGGCTGTTGGTAG
- the LOC117786699 gene encoding uncharacterized protein LOC117786699 — translation MSSFKLLLLFAVYVFCEVFTVNAETCQNGKLYPAETNKGYYYCANGVKKYSECPGENSYFDVNFSACRYGKPSSPPSSLPEENAVVSGKCQRIGLIGDLTDCSRFFHCDAKGFDLKIGNCPDNHIFDLVKLYCVIGKC, via the coding sequence ATGAGTTCTTTCAAGTTGTTGCTTCTTTTCGCTGTCTACGTTTTCTGTGAAGTTTTCACTGTGAATGCGGAAACTTGTCAGAATGGCAAACTCTATCCGGCGGAGACAAACAAAGGGTATTATTACTGCGCCAATGGAGTGAAGAAATATTCTGAATGTCCGGGTGAAAATTCCTACTTCGATGTCAACTTCTCTGCCTGTCGTTATGGAAAACCTTCGTCACCGCCTTCGTCTTTACCGGAAGAAAATGCAGTTGTATCCGGCAAATGCCAACGTATTGGTTTAATCGGAGATTTAACAGATTGCAGTCGATTTTTCCACTGCGATGCAAAAGGTTTTGATTTGAAGATTGGCAACTGTCCCGATAATCACATCTTTGACttggtaaaattatattgTGTCATCGGCAAGTGTTAA
- the LOC117788443 gene encoding proliferation-associated protein 2G4 produces the protein MADVEKEPEKTIAEDLVVTKYKLAGEIVNKTLKTLIGLCVVDASVREICTKSDNLLTEETGKVYKKEKDLKKGIAFPTCLSVNNCVCHFSPAKNDADYTLKAGDVVKIDLGAHIDGFIAVAAHTIVVDATAGQKISGRQADVILAAYWAAQAALRLLKSGSSNYSITDAVQQISESYKCKPIEGMLSHELKQFKIDGEKTIIQNPSEAQRKEHEKCNFETHEVYAIDVIVSSGEGVGREKDTKVSIYKKSEENYMLKLKASRALLAEVKTKYGNMPFNIRSFEEETKARMGVVECVSHKMIEPFQVLYEKPSEIVAQFKHTVLLMPNGVNLVTGIPFELDNYVSEHSIAQAELKELVAQPLGPVKGKGKGKKAAGGNASAAAAAAATKVESAPAVETKA, from the exons atggcaGACGTAGAAAAGGAGCCCGAGAAGACCATTGCTGAGGATTTGGTTGTTACCAAATACAAATTGGCTGGCGAAATTGTAAACA aaacacTGAAAACGCTGATTGGACTCTGCGTTGTGGATGCCTCCGTGCGGGAAATTTGCACCAAGAGCGACAATCTGCTGACTGAAGAAACCGGCAAA GTAtacaaaaaggaaaaggaTCTGAAGAAGGGTATCGCATTTCCGACATGTCTGTCGGTCAACAATTGTGTCTGTCACTTTTCGCCAGCTAAAAATGATGCGGATTACACGCTCAAAGCCGGCGATGTGGTTAAAAT TGATTTGGGCGCGCACATTGATGGTTTCATTGCTGTCGCCGCGCACACAATTGTTGTGGATGCCACTGCGGGTCAGAAGATAAGCGGACGACAGGCTGACGTCATACTCGCCGCTTATTGGGCCGCCCAGGCGGCGTTGCGTCTCCTGAAGTCCGGTTCCAGC aattattCAATCACCGATGCCGTGCAACAAATCAGCGAGTCGTACAAGTGCAAACCCATTGAGGGTATGTTGAGTCACGAGCTGAAGCAATTCAAGATCGATGGCGAGAAGACGATCATACAGAATCCGAGCGAGGCACAGCGCAAGGAGCACGAGAAGTGCAACTTCGAGACTCACGAGGTGTATGCCATCGATGTCATTGTCAGCAGTGGCGAGGGAGTG GGACGGGAGAAGGACACAAAGGTATCAATTTACAAGAAATCGGAGGAGAACTATATGCTTAAACTGAAGGCATCGCGTGCTCTGCTCGCTGAGGTGAAAACCAAGTACGGCAACATGCCCTTCAACATCCGCAGCTTCGAGGAGGAAACTAAAGCGCGCATGGGCGTCGTCGAGTGCGTCTCCCACAAGATGATTGAGCCCTTCCAAGTGCTCTACGAGAAGCCCT CTGAGATTGTGGCGCAGTTCAAGCACACGGTTCTCCTCATGCCCAACGGCGTCAATCTGGTTACGGGCATTCCCTTCGAGCTGGACAACTATGTGAGCGAGCACAGCATTGCGCAAGCCGAGCTCAAG gaACTGGTTGCGCAGCCATTGGGACCCGTCAAAGGTAAGGGCAAGGGCAAGAAGGCGGCTGGCGGCAacgcctctgctgctgctgctgctgcggcgacAAAAGTGGAATCGGCGCCGGCCGTTGAGACTAAGGCATAG
- the LOC117786399 gene encoding uncharacterized protein LOC117786399, whose protein sequence is MVRIKNRYIAVQIVPQTPMQTLRLNDYTLSKCLLQNVEKFYGVYGLGLLEHGFRVKYCNERTKIAVIRCLHRGQRYVSSILPLITLIGDVRAKFRTLYVGATVIQCNKFIIKHQRQFLDRMMGQTESAKERQDLFKCVMELDMDR, encoded by the exons ATGGTGCGCATTAAAAATCG TTATATTGCCGTGCAAATTGTGCCACAAACGCCGATGCAAACGCTGCGTTTGAACGATTACACGTTGTCCAAGTGTCTGCTGCAAAATGTGGAGAAATTTTACGGAGTTTATGGACTGGGACTCTTGGAGCACGGTTTTCGTGTGAAATACTGCAATGAGCGTACAAAGATTGCAGTCATACGTTGCCTGCATCGCGGACAACGATATGTATCTAGCATATTGCCACTGATAACACTG ATTGGTGATGTGCGCGCCAAATTTCGCACTCTTTATGTGGGTGCCACCGTGATACAGTGCAACAAGTTTATTATCAAACACCAGCGACAGTTTCTGGATCGCATGATGGGACAAACGGAATCGGCCAAGGAGCGACAGGATCTCTTCAAGTGCGTCATGGAGCTTGACATGGATAGATAA
- the LOC117786394 gene encoding FGGY carbohydrate kinase domain-containing protein — protein sequence MSKSRCPDAAYFVGVDVGTGSARAALVAADGRVEEQAVEAIKTWTPEPHYYEQSSEDIWNAICRVVKLVIAGVNKQQVKGIGFDATCSLVILGENGTPLTVSRSGSSEQNIILWMDHRAEQETAEINGGKHPLLQYVGGQVSLEMEIPKLLWLKRHLPTTYKGIWRAFDLPDFLTWRATEVDTRSLCSVVCKWNYDAAAYSWNEEFLRDADLEELTREKFSALGSDVQPPGKPVGKGLSQRAASELGLEMGTVVSTSLIDAHAGALGMFGCQADKNNKGVKDNDDVQGKMALIAGTSTCHMSITRDACFAQGVWGPYQDAIIPGYFLNEGGQSIAGHLLDHVLKTHECYLELSSKLGGDKYIYQHLNKLLPKLAAQRGLSNLNFLTQDIHVWPDLHGNRSPVADATLRGMLSGLDMTRGVESLAIKYLAFTQALAYGTRHIIENLYQHKRSAFQTLLFCGGLAKNPLYVQCHADICNLPALIPDEQEMVLVGAAALGAAASGHYDSLESASKAMGGTGQLLEPNPETMELHNRKYRVFLKLLEHQRQYRDIMQGEI from the exons ATGTCGAAGTCAAGGTGTCCGGATGCGGCGTACTTTGTGGGCGTGGACGTGGGCACGGGCAGTGCGAGGGCAGCTCTAGTTGCCGCCGATGGACGAGTCGAGGAGCAGGCGGTGGAGGCCATCAAAACCTGGACACCAGAGCCACATTATTACGAGCAATCCTCTGAAGACATTTGGAATGCAATCTGCAGGGTTGTCAAG ctTGTTATTGCCGGTGTGAATAAACAGCAAGTGAAGGGCATTGGTTTCGATGCCACCTGTTCACTGGTGATCCTCGGTGAGAATGGAACACCATTGACAGTGAGCAGAAGCGGATCAAGTGAGCAGAATATTATACTCTGGATGGATCATCGGGCTGAGCAGGAGACGGCTGAGATAAATGGCGGCAAGCATCCGCTGCTGCAGTACGTCGGGGGACAGGTGTCCCTGGAAATGGAGATACCCAAATTGCTCTGGTTGAAACGTCATCTGCCCACAACTTATAAGGGCATTTGGCGAGCATTTGATCTGCCAGATTTCCTCACTTGGCGTGCGACAGAGGTGGATACTCGTTCCCTCTGTTCCGTGGTCTGCAAGTGGAATTATGATGCAGCGGCTTATAGTTGGAATGAAGAGTTTCTACGTGACGCGGATCTGGAGGAGCTGACGCGGGAAAAGTTCTCAGCACTTGGCAGCGATGTGCAGCCACCGGGAAAACCTGTGGGAAAAGGCTTATCCCAGCGAGCTGCCTCCGAACTGGGCCTGGAAATGGGCACCGTGGTCAGCACATCTCTCATTGATGCACACGCTGGAGCTCTGGGCATGTTTGGCTGCCAGGCCGACAAAAATAATAAG GGAGTTAAAGACAATGATGATGTCCAGGGCAAAATGGCTTTAATTGCTGGAACCTCCACCTGCCACATGAGCATCACACGGGATGCTTGCTTCGCCCAAGGTGTTTGGGGTCCTTATCAGGATGCCATTATACCAGGATACTTTTTGAATGAAGGAGGTCAATCAATTGCCGGACATTTGCTCGATCATGTGCTCAAAACACATGAATGTTACTTGGAGTTAAGCAGTAAACTAGGCGGAGATAA ATACATTTATCAGCATTTAAACAAGCTACTTCCCAAGCTGGCGGCTCAACGTGGTCTCAGCAATTTAAACTTCCTGACGCAGGACATCCATGTTTGGCCGGATCTACATGGCAATCGTTCTCCTGTCGCGGATGCCACGCTGAGAGGCATG TTAAGTGGCTTGGACATGACGCGTGGCGTGGAATCTCTGGCTATTAAGTATTTGGCTTTTACACAAGCTTTGGCT TACGGCACTCGTCACATCATTGAGAATCTTTACCAGCACAAACGTAGCGCTTTCCAGACGCTTCTCTTTTGCGGTGGCCTGGCCAAGAATCCGCTCTACGTGCAATGCCATGCGGATATTTGTAATCTGCCCGCCTTGATACCCGACGAGCAGGAAATGGTGCTCGTGGGTGCCGCCGCCTTGGGAGCAGCTGCCTCCGGCCACTACGACAGCCTGGAG agcGCCTCGAAAGCCATGGGTGGCACTGGACAGTTGCTGGAACCAAATCCCGAGACTATGGAGCTGCACAATCGAAAATACAGGGTGTTCCTGAAGCTATTGGAGCATCAACGCCAATACAGGGACATTATGCAGGGGGAGATTTGA